The Exiguobacterium acetylicum genome includes a window with the following:
- a CDS encoding YqeG family HAD IIIA-type phosphatase, translating to MFKRLYPKHFVASIYDIDLEMLKRNGVKAILTDLDNTLVAWNIADAPDELVAWLDMVNNQYGFDVIIVSNNNGDRVKKFADPLGLHYIAPARKPLPIGFKRALTEFGYHAKEVVFLGDQLFTDVLGANSVGIEVIHVQPVVKTDGVVTKFNRLMERVIFRRMKRKGIYKLTQRVKEDPSALEHPIETLRQDKQQ from the coding sequence TTGTTCAAACGACTTTATCCGAAACATTTCGTGGCTTCGATCTACGATATCGACCTTGAAATGCTCAAACGAAACGGTGTCAAAGCCATTTTGACCGATCTTGATAATACGCTCGTCGCATGGAATATCGCAGATGCTCCAGACGAATTGGTTGCTTGGCTGGATATGGTGAATAATCAATATGGTTTCGACGTCATCATCGTATCGAACAACAATGGAGATCGCGTCAAGAAGTTCGCGGATCCACTCGGACTGCACTATATTGCGCCGGCTCGAAAACCGTTACCTATCGGTTTTAAGCGAGCCCTAACGGAATTCGGGTATCACGCGAAAGAAGTCGTCTTCTTAGGAGATCAACTCTTCACGGATGTACTCGGTGCAAACTCCGTTGGAATCGAAGTCATCCATGTTCAACCCGTCGTTAAGACGGACGGTGTCGTCACGAAATTCAATCGCCTGATGGAACGTGTCATTTTCCGCCGGATGAAACGCAAAGGAATCTATAAGTTGACACAACGCGTCAAAGAAGATCCTTCAGCGCTTGAACATCCGATCGAAACACTTCGTCAGGATAAGCAACAATAA
- a CDS encoding phosphatidylserine decarboxylase — protein sequence MIKKWFYSRVFELNGHPLVAKQLKRFAMSRISRPFIRPFVQAYDLNMAEATRSLEEYSSLHDVFVRHVKPEMRPIDQAEGAFVSPCDGVLSVVDDLTADSRFTVKGQSYTVSELLGSHHEAQQYVGGRVMIFYLSPQNYHRVHVPMDGTVRTSYTLGRDSAPVNEIGLTHALRPLTRNYRRVTRIVQGKHALEHVMVGALNVNSIVRTNEAKDLRRGDEFGYFSFGSTVVLICPKDALTLDTQAIGPVLMGQRLGQWHS from the coding sequence ATGATTAAAAAATGGTTCTACTCTCGTGTGTTCGAATTAAATGGACACCCGCTTGTTGCCAAACAACTGAAACGTTTTGCGATGAGCCGTATCAGTCGTCCGTTCATTCGTCCGTTCGTTCAGGCATATGATTTAAATATGGCAGAAGCGACTCGGAGCCTTGAGGAGTATTCGAGTTTACATGACGTCTTTGTTCGTCATGTCAAACCAGAAATGCGACCGATCGATCAAGCAGAAGGCGCATTCGTTAGTCCTTGTGACGGTGTATTGTCTGTCGTTGACGATTTGACTGCTGATAGTCGCTTTACCGTCAAAGGACAATCGTATACAGTATCAGAATTACTCGGTTCCCATCATGAAGCACAGCAATACGTTGGGGGGCGTGTGATGATCTTTTATCTAAGTCCGCAAAACTATCACCGTGTCCACGTTCCAATGGATGGGACGGTTCGGACGAGTTATACACTCGGACGCGATTCGGCACCGGTGAATGAGATTGGTTTGACGCATGCACTTCGTCCATTGACACGGAACTATCGTCGTGTGACGCGTATCGTCCAAGGAAAACATGCTTTAGAACATGTCATGGTCGGTGCACTGAACGTCAACTCGATTGTTCGCACGAACGAAGCAAAAGATCTTCGACGCGGTGACGAGTTCGGTTACTTCTCATTCGGTTCAACAGTTGTACTGATTTGTCCGAAAGATGCATTGACCTTAGATACCCAAGCGATTGGACCAGTTTTAATGGGGCAACGCCTCGGACAATGGCATTCATGA
- the iadA gene encoding beta-aspartyl-peptidase, producing the protein MIVIEQVLWQQTPQNIYIAGNQIIGIGSYTIDQALITQRIDGRGKRLVPGFIDGHLHPIGGGGEGGFATRTAPLTVRDIFEGGVTTVVGLLGTDGWTRTGIDLLAHIRGYAASGIRPFLLSGSYMVPPVFLTQSTGHDIVLINEVIGIGEIAINDHRSTQPTAHELARLASEARIAGMVKGVSGTMNVHIGDGKQELDLLHEVMDTTDLPIGQFLPTHINRSERIFEAGLAWAKRGGRIDFTTCTTESFIAEGEIPAGEAVARALAEGIRLEQITMSSDAGASLPAFDDAGRLVRIDTGKPSSLMQAVRDAVTHGVDFDSAIATITRHVADAYGVTGGQIAVGERADLLLIDDALQIDTILANGHAIMVQKKWLIPE; encoded by the coding sequence ATGATTGTCATCGAACAAGTCTTGTGGCAGCAAACGCCTCAAAATATTTACATAGCAGGAAATCAGATTATCGGGATTGGTTCCTACACGATCGATCAAGCACTGATCACGCAACGGATCGATGGTCGCGGCAAACGGTTAGTACCGGGATTCATTGACGGACATCTACATCCGATCGGTGGGGGTGGAGAAGGTGGTTTCGCCACAAGAACGGCACCGTTGACTGTTCGAGACATATTCGAAGGTGGTGTCACGACGGTCGTTGGATTACTCGGAACGGATGGTTGGACACGAACGGGAATCGATCTACTGGCACATATACGAGGATATGCTGCATCTGGTATCCGCCCCTTTCTATTAAGCGGAAGTTATATGGTTCCACCGGTCTTCCTGACGCAATCGACAGGACATGATATCGTCCTCATCAATGAAGTGATCGGTATCGGGGAAATTGCCATCAATGATCACCGATCGACACAACCGACAGCCCATGAACTCGCACGATTAGCCTCAGAAGCGCGAATTGCCGGAATGGTCAAAGGAGTGTCGGGAACGATGAACGTCCATATCGGAGACGGGAAACAAGAGCTCGATCTGTTACATGAGGTGATGGATACGACAGACCTGCCAATCGGACAATTCCTGCCGACGCATATCAATCGAAGTGAACGAATCTTTGAAGCTGGACTCGCGTGGGCGAAACGAGGGGGACGGATTGATTTCACGACGTGTACGACGGAAAGCTTCATTGCAGAAGGCGAGATTCCAGCAGGTGAGGCAGTTGCTCGTGCTCTGGCAGAAGGAATTCGACTCGAGCAGATTACGATGTCGAGCGATGCTGGCGCCAGTCTTCCAGCGTTTGACGATGCAGGTCGACTAGTCCGGATCGACACAGGAAAACCGTCTTCTTTGATGCAAGCCGTACGCGATGCGGTGACGCATGGTGTTGATTTCGATAGCGCGATAGCGACGATCACGCGACATGTCGCAGATGCTTATGGTGTCACAGGTGGTCAGATAGCGGTCGGAGAACGAGCTGATCTGTTACTGATTGATGACGCTTTGCAAATCGATACGATTCTTGCGAATGGTCATGCTATAATGGTTCAGAAAAAATGGCTAATACCAGAATGA
- a CDS encoding YitT family protein, with amino-acid sequence MTAVVKESMLKVIVASIGGFVIAVAMNWFLIPSGVYSTGFTGLAQILTQVLQNTAFAFGENVWFLALNIPLIVLAWIMLGRSFTIITLVSVLATTIFIGLIPQYAVIPGDQTLNAVFGGVLLAIGTGITIKFGASTGGFDIVALIFARFSDRSVGLYLFVLNFLIALLAGALFGWSTALYTIVFIYVTSKVVDEIHTSNQRLTIFIVTNHADDITTALHQHIIRGITQIPSIGTYSRAEKATLMMVIERHELRDIERICRDADETVFINVVATDSVVGYFRKG; translated from the coding sequence GTGACAGCAGTAGTAAAGGAAAGTATGTTAAAAGTGATCGTGGCTTCGATTGGAGGATTCGTCATCGCCGTCGCCATGAACTGGTTTTTGATTCCAAGTGGTGTTTATTCGACTGGATTTACAGGACTTGCCCAAATCTTGACGCAAGTCCTTCAAAATACAGCATTTGCGTTTGGTGAAAATGTTTGGTTCTTAGCGTTGAACATTCCTCTGATCGTACTCGCATGGATCATGCTAGGTCGGAGTTTTACAATCATTACGTTAGTCTCGGTTTTAGCAACGACGATTTTCATTGGTTTGATTCCTCAATATGCTGTCATACCTGGTGACCAAACACTGAACGCAGTGTTCGGAGGGGTCTTGCTTGCGATCGGTACAGGGATCACGATCAAGTTTGGTGCTTCGACAGGTGGATTTGACATCGTGGCTTTGATCTTCGCCCGTTTCTCCGATCGTAGCGTCGGATTGTACCTGTTCGTCTTGAACTTCTTGATCGCTTTGTTAGCAGGCGCATTGTTCGGTTGGTCGACTGCTTTGTATACGATCGTCTTCATCTATGTGACGTCTAAGGTCGTCGATGAGATCCATACAAGCAATCAGCGTTTGACGATTTTCATCGTCACGAATCATGCGGATGACATCACGACTGCGCTGCACCAGCATATCATTCGCGGAATCACGCAGATTCCTTCAATTGGTACGTATTCACGAGCTGAAAAAGCGACGCTGATGATGGTCATCGAGCGTCACGAATTGCGGGATATCGAACGAATTTGTCGGGATGCAGATGAAACAGTCTTCATCAACGTCGTCGCGACGGATTCAGTCGTTGGATATTTCCGAAAAGGATAA
- a CDS encoding ArsB/NhaD family transporter, with amino-acid sequence MPALALAEIGSTQVQTYIALIIFLVTYGFIISEKVSRAIVALLGALAMVIIGIVDLETALFEYIEWGTIVLLIGMMILVTIANQSGLFEYIAIRAAKTTKGDPIKVLILLSALTALGSAFLDNVTTVLLIVPITFSITKILKIAPFPFLLAEVLFANIGGTATLIGDPPNIMIGAANPHLTFNAFLWNLAPIILIITIVTIGILYFVFRKQLHVEAEDRQKLMEIDEKSYIVSRKLVTRSSIVLISTIALFVLHPILDRIGLHLEAPAIAILGATVLMVLTIENDHQLEGIFARIEWTTIFFFAGLFVLVGGIQEAGIIRYLAEKTIDLTGGDIQTTATAVLWLSGISSATIDNIPFVATMIPLINDVAAGIGLSPADAKVDVLWWSLALGACLGGNGTLIGASANVIVAGLATRQGEKFTYMRFLIYGAPITIVTLILSQLYLWIRYY; translated from the coding sequence ATGCCGGCATTGGCATTAGCAGAAATCGGAAGCACGCAGGTCCAGACGTATATCGCACTCATCATCTTTTTAGTGACCTATGGCTTCATCATCAGTGAAAAAGTAAGTCGAGCAATCGTTGCCTTACTTGGAGCGCTCGCGATGGTCATCATCGGCATCGTGGATCTCGAGACTGCATTATTTGAATACATCGAGTGGGGAACGATCGTCTTGTTGATTGGAATGATGATTCTCGTCACGATTGCCAATCAATCTGGATTGTTCGAATACATTGCGATTCGTGCGGCGAAGACGACAAAAGGAGACCCAATCAAGGTACTGATTCTATTGTCTGCCTTGACGGCACTTGGTTCTGCCTTCCTTGATAATGTCACGACCGTTTTACTAATCGTTCCAATCACGTTTTCGATTACGAAAATACTTAAGATTGCGCCGTTTCCGTTCTTACTGGCGGAAGTTTTGTTCGCGAATATCGGTGGAACGGCGACATTGATCGGTGATCCCCCGAACATCATGATCGGTGCAGCGAATCCACACTTGACGTTTAACGCCTTCTTATGGAATCTCGCACCGATCATTCTCATTATCACGATTGTGACGATTGGTATTCTCTATTTTGTCTTCCGGAAGCAACTACACGTCGAAGCAGAAGATCGCCAAAAATTGATGGAAATCGACGAAAAGAGTTATATCGTTAGTCGAAAATTGGTTACGCGGAGTAGTATCGTTCTCATCAGTACGATTGCGTTGTTCGTACTCCACCCGATTCTTGACCGGATTGGGTTGCATCTTGAAGCACCAGCCATCGCGATTCTTGGAGCGACGGTTCTGATGGTGCTAACAATCGAAAACGATCATCAGCTCGAGGGCATTTTTGCTCGGATTGAATGGACGACGATTTTCTTCTTCGCCGGATTGTTCGTGCTCGTCGGTGGAATTCAAGAAGCGGGTATCATTCGCTATCTCGCTGAAAAGACGATTGACCTGACAGGTGGCGACATTCAGACGACGGCAACGGCTGTCCTATGGTTGTCAGGCATTTCCAGTGCGACGATCGATAACATTCCGTTCGTTGCAACGATGATTCCGCTCATCAATGATGTAGCTGCTGGAATCGGATTATCTCCTGCAGATGCGAAAGTGGATGTCTTATGGTGGTCGCTCGCACTTGGTGCATGTCTTGGAGGGAACGGAACACTCATCGGTGCGTCAGCGAACGTCATCGTTGCTGGTCTCGCAACACGACAAGGCGAAAAATTCACCTATATGCGCTTTTTAATTTACGGAGCACCGATTACAATCGTGACGTTGATTTTATCACAACTCTATCTATGGATTCGCTATTATTAA
- a CDS encoding Cof-type HAD-IIB family hydrolase, with protein sequence MTRHLIAVDLDGTLLKDDKTISAANISALQRARANGHEVVIATGRPFRHARKYYEQLGLTTPIVNFNGGLVHHPQDAHFEVQHHPIPLKTVQHILESVAETKTQNIVCEVTDHVYFQYDPVGIYEFYTDHALSVTTGDLRKVLLHEPTSLLIHAKGEHVDEIRSELSGVHAETVLNRQWVKPEFMVEVMRKGTSKAVGLAHIARHLGIDSKQIVAFGDEENDLEMIEYAGHGVAMGNAIPALKHLANGTTKRNEDDGIAYYLRHVLGLA encoded by the coding sequence ATGACCCGTCACTTAATTGCTGTCGATCTCGACGGCACCCTTTTAAAAGATGATAAAACAATCAGTGCTGCGAACATCAGTGCACTTCAGCGCGCACGTGCGAACGGTCACGAAGTCGTCATCGCAACAGGACGACCATTTCGTCATGCCCGAAAATACTATGAACAGCTTGGCTTGACGACACCAATCGTTAATTTTAATGGAGGTCTCGTCCACCACCCGCAAGATGCCCACTTCGAAGTGCAGCATCATCCGATTCCATTAAAGACTGTTCAACATATTTTGGAATCCGTCGCTGAAACAAAGACACAAAATATTGTCTGTGAAGTCACGGATCATGTCTATTTTCAATATGACCCAGTCGGTATCTATGAATTTTATACCGATCACGCTTTATCTGTTACAACTGGTGATTTACGCAAGGTGCTTCTTCACGAGCCAACTTCTCTTCTGATTCATGCGAAGGGTGAACATGTTGATGAGATTCGCTCCGAACTATCCGGTGTCCATGCCGAAACCGTTCTCAATCGCCAATGGGTGAAACCTGAATTCATGGTCGAAGTGATGCGAAAAGGGACAAGCAAAGCAGTCGGACTCGCACATATCGCGCGCCACCTCGGCATCGACTCAAAACAAATCGTCGCTTTCGGTGACGAGGAAAACGACCTAGAGATGATTGAGTATGCGGGTCATGGAGTCGCGATGGGAAATGCAATTCCTGCGCTAAAACATCTCGCGAACGGTACAACAAAGCGAAACGAGGACGACGGGATTGCTTACTACTTGAGACACGTATTAGGACTCGCTTGA
- a CDS encoding thioredoxin family protein: MSKKSKRKNTKKPQSKANWITAGVIALIVLIGGLLLVFTDREDSASKNGNLTATQVADKVKSGDEFYTYFYQTGCSHCEKVKPYLVPLGEKQDIPFEQIDLAVEQSAWDTFGIEGTPTVVHFKDGKEVGRVAGEQTEDSYKEFFAGKDVKDSKEESSGDLND; the protein is encoded by the coding sequence GTGTCAAAGAAATCGAAACGAAAAAATACGAAAAAACCGCAATCCAAGGCGAATTGGATTACAGCGGGAGTCATTGCCTTGATCGTATTGATTGGGGGATTACTGCTTGTCTTTACGGACCGAGAAGATTCCGCATCAAAGAATGGCAATTTAACGGCTACACAAGTCGCAGATAAAGTGAAATCTGGCGATGAATTCTATACGTATTTCTATCAAACGGGTTGTTCCCACTGTGAAAAAGTAAAACCATACCTCGTACCGCTCGGTGAAAAACAAGATATTCCATTCGAACAGATTGATCTTGCTGTTGAACAATCGGCTTGGGATACGTTTGGCATTGAAGGAACACCAACTGTCGTTCACTTTAAGGACGGTAAGGAAGTCGGACGGGTAGCAGGAGAGCAAACGGAAGACAGCTATAAAGAGTTCTTCGCTGGAAAAGACGTAAAGGACTCAAAAGAAGAATCATCTGGTGATCTCAATGATTAA
- a CDS encoding YjzD family protein, which produces MRFLVTFFWSFLLVNTAVFIVSAVDAVPYSFGFATAMSVVTSLVVFALDAVNEDLGLGQGTKAE; this is translated from the coding sequence ATGCGTTTTCTCGTTACATTCTTTTGGTCGTTCTTACTCGTGAACACAGCTGTGTTCATCGTATCAGCGGTTGATGCAGTACCGTATAGCTTCGGATTCGCGACAGCGATGTCTGTCGTCACTTCACTTGTCGTCTTCGCACTCGATGCCGTCAATGAAGATTTAGGTCTTGGTCAAGGGACTAAGGCAGAATAA